CGCCACGCCTGTGGGTCGAAGACGACCTGCGGGTCGAACACCGCGTGCCAGGCGGTCGCGAGGCTCATCGTGTACGTGCCGAAGCTGACCTGCACCAGGCCGGCGACCACGGTGATGGCAACGCTGGCGAGCGCCACGGTGACCAGCGAGCCGTCGAGCCAGCCGAGTCGACCCTCACGTCGCGCCGCGGTCGCGGTTTCTTCGGACACGGCTCTACGCGTCGCCCGACACGATGTCGGCGACACGCTTGCGGTCGTAGAGCTTCTTTCCGCTCGCGGCGTCGGGGTAGACCTGCTTGGCCGCGCGCTCGGTCACCACGAGGTTCGTGATGGGGCCTTGGTAGAGCGGACCGCCGCGGTAGACGTCGCCGTTCTTCACTGCGGTGAGCGCGCTCGCGGTCGGGTGGTCCTTCATGAACGAGACGACCGTGTTCTGGAACTCCTTGGCGGTCTGGGACTCGTGGCCCCGGCAGAGCAGCACGTCGGGGTCGATCTGCAGCAGCGTCTCGTAGTCGATCTTCCCGCGGCTGGAGTGGAAGTCCTTCACGTCAGTTTCGGCGAACGCGTCCCGGACCTTCAGGTCGCGCCACTGCTTGAAGCTGGTACCCTCGCCGATGAGGTACGGCGAGAACGACTCGGGCTGGTTGCCCGAGGCCCAGACGATGGCGACCCGCGGCCGGTCCTTCTTGGCCTTCGGGGGCAGTTTGGACACCTTCGACTGGAACTCGTCGTGGAGCGAGGCGAACTTCTCGTAGCGGTCGGTGCGCTGGAACACCTTCGAGAGCTTCTCGAAGGCCTCATACAGCGAGAGGTAGGGGTAGCCCTCGTGCCACTTGTAGCCGGTCGAGAAGATGCTGTTGCCGAAGAAGGGGCCGACCTTGTTCGATATCTCGTCGATGTCTTTCTGCTCCCAGCCCTTGAACCGGTTCATCAGGAAGTTGGGGTCGATGACGTGGACGTCGGCGTCGAGTTGGTAGAACACCTCCTTGCTCACCCCGTCGCTGTAGAGGTCGGTCATCTTGCTCTTGTCGACGGAGACGCCGGGAATCTCGTCGTAGTACTTGGTGTGGTACCGCGAGGTGAGCCAGACGCCCTTCGGCGGTTCGACGCCGAGCGCCACGCCCATGTCGGCCCAACTCCCGTTGTTCGCCACCCACTTCTTCGGCACCGAGTCGAAGGTGACCTTCCCGACCGGCGGCATCGAGACGGAGTACGACCCGCCGCTCTGGGTCGTCTCGCTCCCCTCGGTCGTGGCCTGGGTCGTCGCGTTCGCGGTGGTCGTGGAGTCCTGGGTGGTGGACTCGGTGGTCCCCTGGTTCCCTTCCCCGCCGGTACAGCCAGCCAGCAGCGCGCTGCCGACCGCAGCGCCGCCCACGAGGAATCGTCGCCGCGTCGAACTATCGTCGGATTTTCTGCTCATATGGTTTAGGGCAGCCTAAAAGCATATAATGGGTTCGGTTTAGGCCGGCCAAAATCGTCGCGGTCGAATCTCGGGGGTCGGCGCACATAAATCGCACGGACGACGGACGCCGGACCGACGACGGTAATACACGGACGACGGACCGATACGGACGCGACGGCGCGGGCGTGCCCGCGCCGTCGCGCCCACAGCGTGCGCCTACTCGTCTGCCACCTCGTGGAGTGCGTTCCGGACGGTGCCGTGTTCCGACGCGTGGGGCCGACCCTCGGCGTCGTCGTAACCGTAGTCGAACAGGCGGTTCCGGTTGAGCGCGAGCTTCGTGAACTCCGGCCGGAGCAGGTCGAACAGTTCGAAGCGGTCCTCCAGTTCGGGGAACCGCGCCTGGTAGGCGAGTATCGTCTCGCGGGCCTGCGTCCAGAACCGCTCCTCGTCGTAGCCGTGGTGGACTTCCAGCACGTCGGCGACGTACCGGAGGACGCAGACGAACAGCCCCGAGAAGATGAACTGACACAGCCCCTCCGGCGGCTCCTTCCGGAGCACGTCGTGGACCTCGTCCGGGAGCGCCTCCAGTTCGGGCAGCGGCCGGTCACTGACGTTCACGTCGTCGACGAAGTCCTTGACCGCGAGGCGACGAGGCGCGCCGTCGTCGTCGAGGACGAGCATCGCGTTCTGGCCGTGCGGGGAGAACACCGTCCCGTACTTGTAGAGGAAGTGCAGCAGCGGCGGGAGCACGACGTCGAAGAACTCCTCGAGCCACTCCTCGACGGTCAGTCCGGACTGCTCGACCAGTCGCGTGAGGTACGCCACGCCGTCGCCGTCGACGTGGGTCAGCGCCGCGAGAGTGACGACGCGCTCGTCGTCTTCGAGGAAGGTGTAGACGCTCTCGCGCCAGACCGCCCCGAGCAGTTCGAGGTACTGGTACGGCGCGCCGTCGATGGCGGCGAAGTCCTCGTGGTCGTAGTTGACGCCCGCGACCTCTCCGGGCAGAATCAGCCCCTGCTCCTGGAGGAACTCGTCGTCCTCGTAGATGCCCTTGACGTACTCGGTGACGGTCGGCGCGAGTTCGGTCCGCTCGCCGGGGAGCCCCCGCCAGACGAGCGTGTTGAGGATGCGCATCGGCAGTTTGACGTGGCGCTTGCGGTCGTGGTCGACGTTCACGAACGTCCGGACCGACTGTTGGGGGAGGTACTCGTCGGGTCCCTCGCCGAGCGGGACGATATCGTCGTTGGCGACGTCGCGCGGGAACAGCGGGACGACGCTGTTGTCCCACTGCCAGTCGTGAACCGGCACGAGGTAGTAGTTGTCGGGGTCCAGCCCCCGCGAGGCGAGTCGGTCGCGGAACGTCCCGTAGTGCTCGCCGAGTTCGTCTTCGATCAGCGAGTCGTGCGAGAGTCCGTCGACGGAGACGAACGTCGCCTGCTCGCGGCTGACGGCGACCCACGAGAGCGTCACGGGTTCCTTCTGCTCGGGCGCGTACGCCTTCGCGTCCTCGTAACCCCACCCGAGGCGGCCCTTGTTGTAGGTGAGCCACGGGTGACCGGTCATCTCGCCCTCCAGGTGGGCGTAGTCGAGGTCGGTCGGGTCGAAGTCCTCGCGGCGCCGCGAGCGCGCCTCCATCTGGGCGTCGGCGAGCAACGTCTTGTTGTACTCCCGGACGAGGTTGCCCGCGGTCAGGCCGTCGAGGTCGGTCGACCGCTCGAGGTCCCGGAGGAGCAGAATCGGGTCGGTCGCGGCCGCCCACTCGCCGCCGGCCGGCCGGCGCTCGACGGTTTCGCCGTGGACCCGATAGCTGTCCATCAGTCGCTCGGTCGCCTCGAACCGGTAGGTCGCGCCGTCGAGTTCGACGCGGTAGCGGGTGCGGTCCCGGTTTCCGTTTCCGTCCCCGTCTTCGTCGTCTTCGTCGCCGTCGCCACTGGCGACGGGAACGGGGTCGAGTATCTCCTCGTAGGCGAACTCCGCGAGCATCTTCGTCAGCAGCCGTCGGCTCACGGTGGTCCACACGTCCGGTGTCAGTGCGTCCTGCAGGTCTGGGTCGTTCGGGTTCATGGGTCGTCGGGGGAGAGCGAGTTCGGTTCGTCGACGCCGCGCCGGGAGGCCCCGGGCGCGCGCTCGACGTACTGTTCGACCGAGAAGTCCTGGAACACGGTGTCCTCGTCGGCGGGGTAGACCTCGCGGCCCAGCAGGCGGTTGACGATGCGGGCGTTCCGGAAACAGCCCAGGCCGAGGTCGGGCGCGCCCACGCCGTGGCTGTGGAGGTCGCCGTTCTGGACGAAGACGTCGCCCGCCAGGTCGGTCACGAGGCGGTAGTCCTCGGTCACGCGGTAGCGCCCCCGCTCGTCCCAGGAGATGCGGTCCTCGACGGGCGAGAGGAACGCCGGCGTCGGGCGACCGTAGCCCGTGCCGAGGACGACCGCGTCGGCGTCGAGCGAGAACGACTCGCGGGTCTGCCACTGCTCGCAGTCGAGGCGGTAGCGTCCCGCTATCGCCTCGATGTCGCCGACTTCCGTCATGGCGAAAAGACCCACATCGGGGTCGCGGTCGCCGACGGACCGTTCGTACAGCATGTCGTATATCGCCGCGCTGGTATCGGGGTCGATGCCCTTGTAGAGCAGGTCCTGGCCCGCCCGAATCTCGTCCTTGCGCTCGCGGGGCAGGTCGTAGAAGTACCGGGTGTACTCGGGCGCGAAGTGCTGGAGGCCGAGTTTCGAGTACTCCATCGGGAAGAACCCCGGCGAGCGGGTCAGCCAGTCGAGGCGGTAGCCGGCCTCCGGTTGGCGGTCCAGCAGGTCGAGGAACACCTCGGCGGCGCTCTGGCCCGACCCGACCACGGCGACCGAGTCGGCGTCGAGACACCGGTCGCGGCGGAACCGGTACTCGGCGGTGTGGAACACGTCCTCCTCGGGGTGGCCCCGGAGGGCCTCCGGAATCTGGGGACGACTGCCGACGCCGAGCGCGAGGTTCCGAGCGCGGTGGACGTACTCGGCGCCCGTCTCGGGGTCGCACGCGGTGACGACGAAGTGGTCGGCGTCACCGTCCCAGCGCACGTCCTCGACGCGCCGGCCGAACCGACAGCTTTCGAGCCGCTCGGCGACCCACCGGAGGTAGTCGTCGTACTCCTGGCGGGGAATCTGGAACGTCTCGTAGAAGTAGAACTCGTAGATTCGCCCGCGCTCGCGGAGGTAGTTGAGGAAACTGTGGGGGTTCGTCGGGTCGGCGAGCGTGACGAGGTCGGCGAGGAACGGCACTTCGAGCGTCGTCCCCTCGATGAGCATCCCTTCGTGCCACGCGAACTCGGCGTCCTGTTCGAGGAAGAGGGCGTCGACCGACCCGTCGGCGTCGCCCTCGACCGCTATTCCGTCGCCTGCCGCTCCGTCACCTCCCGTTCCGTCGACGGCCGTCTCGTCGACGCCGTCGAGCAGCGCCGCGAGTCCGAGGTTGAACGGACCGAGTCCGACGCCGAGCAGGTCTACGACCTGCTCGGCGTCTCGGGCGTTCGCGTTCTCGGCGTCCCCGCGACTCGCCTCGTCGGGTCGGCTCACGCCACCACCTCCCGTTCGAACCGCTCGCGCTCGCAGACCATCAGCAGAGCATCCTTCTCGTCCATCGCTATCTCGCGACGGTGCTCGAAGCCGCAGCGCTCGAAGACGCGGTGGACGACGTCGTTGCGGACGTCGGGTTCCGCGACGATGCGGTCCGTCTCGCCGTGGCGGAACTGCATCTCTGCGACCGACCGGAGGAGCGGCGCGGCGTAGCCCTCGCCGAGGTACTCCGGCGGGCCGATGAGTAGGTGGACGCCCTGGTCCGCGGGGTCGGCGTCGTAGTGGTCGGCGACGGAGTCGTCGGCCGCCCAGTAGCACTCCCAGTAGCTCATCGGCACGTGGTCGAGGTGGCCGACGTAGGGAGTCATGTGGTCGTCCGCGAGCTTCTCGGCGAGTGCGTCCCGGAAGACCGGCAGCGGGTCGTCGAGTCGCCAGTACGGCAGGACGTGCTCTTCGTTCAACCAGGCGTGGAGGCGGCCGAGGTCGGCCATCTCTGCCGGCCGGAGCGAGACGGTCTTCTCGATGTCGGGGTCGTAGCGCTGGAACTCGTACGGCGCGGCCACAACGCCGCCGGGGCCGGTCATCGGGCCACCTCCGCGGGGAGTTCGGTCACGAGCGGGTTGTCGACGTCGGCGTACACCGACTGGGTTTCGAGCGACCCGTCCAGTTCGTCCATGTCGTGGAGCCGCGTGAGGAGGTTGGCCTTGCACGGGAGCGTCTCGGCTTCGAGCAGGTCGTCCAGCAGCGACGACGACTCGCGGTCGAACCGCCGGAGCGACTCCAGTTCGTCCCGGAGCATCGAAAGCAGGCGGCGCTCGTCGGCGACGCCGGCGGTCCCGAAGGCGTTGATCACCCCGAAGCAGTTGTTGAGCACGACGTAGTAGCGAATCCGCTCGTCGGCCACCGCGTCCGGGCAGACGGTGTCGGCGCGCTCGCCGACGCCCGGGAGGCGCTCGTCGTGCTCCTCGTACTTCGATTCGGGGAAGTAGTAGCCCTGGTTGTCCCGGTAGTAGAACCGGTCGGGGTAGCCCTCCGAGAGCGAGAGGACGCCGTTCTGCTGGTGGGCTTCGAGGCCGAGGCCGCGCGCGAGGTAGAGCCAGAGCACCGGGCGCACTGCAATGTCGAGGTAGCGCCGGAACCAGTCCTCGCTGACGGCGTCGGTCGAGCGTCCTTCCCGCTCGGCGAGCGTCTCGACGATCTCGCCGAGTCGAGAGCCGTCGTCGTCGATGCGGTCCTGGCAGAGCGCGACGACCGGCGCGGCGTTCTCGGCGTCCGGCCCTCGGAAGACGTTCTCACGCAGGACCACCTCGAAGCCGGATTCGGCTGCCCCGTCCCCGAGGTCGAGGGTGAGCGCCGCCGGGTCCCGGATTACGTCGAAGTCGGGGAACTTCGACCGGAGTTCCGCGCCGAGGTCGGTCTCCAGGAGTTCCGCGACGGCGACGCCGCGTTCGAGTTCCGGGCGCTTGTTGGTCCGCTCGGAGTTGGTAATCTCGACGTTCAGCGACCCCTTGACCATGAACGGCGCGTCGGCCGCGTAGAGCGTTCGGACCGAGCTAGTCGGGTGGAACTCGCGGCCGACCGCGCCGAGGTGTTCGAGGCCGTCGCCCAGCAGTTCCTGGACGCGAGGCTGGGCGAGCAGGTGCTCGGCCTGCCAGGGGTGGACCGGCACGAGCGCGTCGTCGCCGTCGACGTGGGCGGCGACGAACGACTCGGACACCGCGGGGTCCTCGCGGAGCGTATCCTTCACCCACTCGACCGCCGACGCATCGCGCGCGGAGGCCTGCCAGACGAGTTCGGGGTCGGCACGGAAGTAGTGGAGCGCGAACGACCCCTCCAGTTCGGGCGCGTACGTCGGCGAACGACGGGGCGAGATTCCCTGTCGGCTCTTCGGCGTCGGGTGGAGCAGGTGGCCGAACACCAGCGACTGCTCGGCCTCGCGGAACGTCGAATCGAAGCCGTACAGTCGTTCGGCGTCGTCTCGGCGGGCCGCGACGAACCGCGCGACGTTCCGGCGGCTATCGACGACCCGCGAGAGCAGTCGCCCGCGGTCGCAGGGTCGGTCGCGGGCGGCCGCCAGTTCCGCGGTGATGAGCGCCACCAGCGTCGCCGAGTCGAGTTCGAGTGTCCGCTCGCCGACCCGGTAGTGGCCCGGAAGCGCGAACAGGTGGCGGTCGGTCGGCGAGCGATACCGGAGCGGGACGAACAGCGTCGCGTCCTGGTCGGGGAGCGGCGCGCGAATCGCCCGGTCGCGGCCGTGCGTCGGCGTCGGCACCGCGCTCGCGTCGACGACCTCGTAGTCGCCGGTTTCGCGGAGGTAGCAGTTCAGGAAGCTGTGCAACGTGGCGGACTCCGCGACGGTCGCGGGAGTCGCCGGAGTTCGGTCGTCGGATTCTGGGTCGTGGACTGTCATCGGTTACTGGGTAATCGCTGGGTCGCGGAGACGGTTTTCGCGCGATTCCGGATTCGGTCGAGCACCGCGGCGACGTCTTCGAGCGTCGTCCGGGGGTTCAGCAGGGTGAACTTCAGGCAGGTCGTGCCGTCGACCTCGGTCCGGCCGACGACCGCGTCGCCGTTCAGGAGCAGGGCCTCGCGGACCGCGGCGTTGAGCCGGCCGACCCGGGCGTCCGATTCGACGCCCGCGGGGCGGTACCGGAAGACGACCGCGTTCAGCGTCGGGTCGGCGAGCAGTTCGAAGTCCGGCGCGGCCGACAGCAGGTCGGCCACGTCGTCGGCGAGGTCGAGCGTCGACTCGACCAGTTCGGCCAACCGCTCGCGGCCGAGCGCCCGGAAGGTGACGTAGGGTTTCAGCGCGTCGAACCGCCGGGTCGTCTGGACCGACTTCGAGACGAGGTTCGGCCCGAGACCGTCGGCGTCCTCGGGGTTGAGATACTTCGCCGACCGCGCCATCAGTTCGAAGTCGTCGCCGTCCCGCAGGAGGAACGCACCGCAACTGATCGGCTGGTAGAACAACTTGTGGAAGTCCACCGACAGCGAGTCGGCGCGCTCGATGCCTGCGAGCTTCTCGCGGTGGCGCTCGCTGAGAGCGAGCGCGCCGCCGTAGGCCGCGTCGACGTGGAACCACAGGCCGTGTTCGTCGGCGCGGTCGGCGAGTCCCTCCAGGGGGTCGATGCGCCCGAAGTCGGTGGTCCCGGCGGTTCCGACGACGGCGAACGGCCGGCGGCCGCGCTCGCGGAGGTCGGCGACCGTCTCGTCGAGTGCGTCGAGGTCCAGTCGCTGGTCGTCGTCGGTCGGGACCGTCACGACCGCGTTCTCGCCGAGTCCGAGGTGGGCGGCGGCCTGCTCGGCGGTGAAGTGGGCATCCGTCGAGCAGAGGAGTCGCATCGACTCGGCCTCCGGCGGCAGGCCGCGCGCCTTGGCGTCGCGGCCGAAGCGGTCGCGGACGAACCGGTCGCGCGCCAGCAGGAGCGCCGCGAAGTTCGACTGGGTGCCGCCGCTGGTGAACACGCCGTCACCCTCGGGACCGTACCCGAACAGGTCGCAGAGCAGGTCGACGAGTCGGCGTTCGACGTGGGTCGCCGCAGGGCTCTGGTCCCAGGAGTCGAGCGACTGGTTCGTCGCGGCTATCAGCGCCTCGGCCGCTATCCCGGGCACCGTCGGCGGGCAGTGGAGGTGGGCGACACACCGGGGGTCCGAGACGCCGACCGAGTTCGACAGCACCGACTCGCCGACGTCGGCGAGGATCGCGTCGAGACCCTCGCCCTCCTCGGGGAGCACTTCGGTTTCGGCGAACCGCTCGGCGAGGGTGGCGGGGTCGGCCCCCGAGTACGGCCCGTCGCGGTCGGCGACCGCCGCCGCGACCGTCTCGCCGGCGCGTTCGAGCGCCCGCCGGTAGGCGTCGGTGCCCGCCTCGGTGCCGAGGAAGAGTTCGTCGACGCTCATCGCGCCTCCGTGGTCGCGGCCTCGACCGCCGCCGCGACCGACTCGCGGAAGATGCGGCCGATATCCCCGATTTCGTCCTTCGAGACGACCAGCGGCGGGAGGAACCGAACCGTCGCGCCCTCGCGGCCGCCGCGCTCGACGACGAGTCCGCGCTCGAAGCACTCGGTCTGTATCGCCGCCGCGAGGTCGGAGTCGGGCGGGTACGCACCGAGTTCGTCGGAATCGGCGGCGGCGTCGACCGCCTCCGCGCCGAGCATCAGCCCTCGGCCACGCACGTCGCCGATTTCGGGGAACCGGTCGGCCGCGGCGTCGAGGTGGCCGCGCAGGCGTTCGCCCATCCGGTCGGCGTGGCTCGCCAGGTCGTTTTCGACCACGTACTCGATGGTCGCTCGGCCGGCGGCCATCGCCAACTGGTTGCCCCGGAACGTGCCGGCGTGCGCGCCCGCCTCCCAGTCGTCCAGTTCCTCGTCGTAGAGGGTCACCGCCAGCGGCAGTCCGCCGCCGACGGCCTTCGAGAGCGTCACCACGTCGGGCGTGATACCCGCGCGCTCGAAGGCGTAGAGGTCGCCCGTGCGGCCGAGGCCGGTCTGAATCTCGTCGACGACCAGGGGAATCTCGTGTTCGCGGGTGATGCGGCGCATCTCGCGGAGCCACTCGTCTGGCGCGGGCACCGCGCCGCCTTCGCCCTGGACGGGTTCGAGGACCATCGCCGCGGGGTCGGTGAACCCGCGCTCGGGGTCGGCCAGGAGTCGCTCGACGTACCGACTCGAAGCCTCGTGGCTCGCCTCGCCGACGCCGAACGGACAGCGGTAGGGGTAGGGGTACGGCAGGTGGCGGACGTTCCCTCCGACGCCCGGGATGTCGGCCTTCGGGTCGGTGTCGCCCATCAGTCCGAGCGCGCCATGGGTCATCCCGTGGTAGCCCCCGCGGAACGACAGGACCGAGCGGCGGCCGGTCACGGTCTTGGTGAGTTTCAGCGCCGCCTCGACCGCGTCGGTGCCAGCCGGGCTACAGAACTGGATTCTCGCCGACTCGGCGAACTCGTCGGGGAGGCTGTCGAACAGCGCGTCGACGAACGCCTCCTTGGTCGGCGTCGTGATGTCGAGCGCGTGCATCGGCCGGTCGGCCGCCATCACCTCTTCGACGGCCTCGGTCACGACGGGGTGGTTGTGTCCGAGCGCGAGCGTTCCCGCGCCCGAGAGGCAGTCGTAGTAGGTGTTCCCGTCGGCGTCGACGACCTCGACCCCGCGGGCCTCCCGAATCGCCATCGGGAGGTGGCGCGGATAGCTACGCGCGCTCGATTCGCGGGCGGCCTGCGCGTCTAGCAGTCGGCGGTTCGAGGCGTCCGAGTACGCCATCTCAATCGGCCTCCGCGACCGTTCGAGAGCGATATTCGGGCGATGCGCGGTGATATGATGTTCGTCGGAGCACGAGTTTTAGGCCGACCTAAAAATTGAAAAGTATTTCTATACGGTCTGAGAAGTGTAATTTAGGCTAGCCTAAAACGGGCGCGAACGCCACGGGTCGGCATGAGTTCTCCAAGCAGATACGTGGAGTGTAATTTAGGCCAGCCTAAATAACTTCGGGCCGGCGGGAGACGGACCACGGGCGCCTGACGCGCCGCTCCGGAGCGGCGCGTCAGGCGCCTCGGCAAATCGGCCAGCCCCACGCGCTTGCGCCGACTCGGCGCAGCGGCCCGGACGCCGACGCCGCCGGGCGAAGAACATACACCGACAGCGGGCGTAGCGAACCGACATGCCCGAAGAGTACGGGACCTACGACGACGCCGACGCCGAAACCCAGTACGTCGCCTGCATCGTCTGCGGCGACGTCATCGATCTGAACGAACCGCACCCGATGTTCGTCGAGCGCGGCGAGAACGTCGTCGGGGACGCCGCGACGACCGTCTATCACTTCAGCAGCGACGACTGCTTACAGCGGTGGAAGCGCCAGCGAGAGACGGGTGAGTAGCTGGTTCGCGAAGAGAGAAAAGCGTTTGCGGGCGGGAAGGGGCGTTCGCGGGCGACCGTCAGGCGAGTCGCCGACGGACGCCGTTCTTGATTCGTCTGCGGTTGTAGATGCCCTCGCCGAGCACCCAGCCGACCAGCAGTAGGCCGGCACCGATGGCGGCCACGAAGTCCCACGGACCCATCCACACCGGACGGACCCACGGCGCGATCTTCGACCACTGGGCGGCGAGTTCGCTGGCCGGGCCGTCGAGGGGCGTGCCGGCGAACGCGGCCGAGAGCCACTGGGAGAACGTCAGTCGCTGGCCGGTGCCGGGCGTGATGCCCGCGCTCCCCGTAATCTTGTAGGTGCCCTCGGCGTTCTGGTCGGCGATGGTCGGGCCGGTGCCGTTGGCCTCGTCGGCGAGGTTCATGCGCTCGACGTCGTAGGGCGCCCAGGGCGCGTAGAACTCCCAGACGATCTCGCCCTTCGGGGTGACCTCGAACACGCGGTGGTTGTTCGAGTCCACGACGAGCGTGTTACCGTTCGGCAGGCGGTCGGCGTCCCGGGGCCAGTTGAGGCTCTGCTGGGAGCCGAGTTGCCAGGTCCGTTTCCAGTCGCCGTTCCGCTTGGCGTACTCGACGACGCGGTCGTTGTGGCTGTCGGCGACCAGGATGGTGGGCGTGCCGTTCTGGCTCTCCATGTACTGGGGGTTGTGCTGTTCGTTCATCACCTCGTAGTTGTTGTCGCTCCCCAGGCGCATGTCGACGTTCTTGGTCGAGCGGTTGATGACCATCACCTGGTCCATGTTGCGCGGCGAGATGAGGTACTGGCCCTCGGCGATCTTGTCGACGTCATTGACGTGGGTCCAGTCGTCGTGGTCGCCGGCGTACTTGTGACCCTGCTGGCGAGTGAAGTTGGTGTGCTTGCGGAACTGCCACTCCCAGACGGTCTCGTTCTCGCTCCGGTCGTAGATGAAGATGCGGTCCTCGTTGACCTTCTTCTCGGCGTTGTAGTTGCGCATGTTCGCCACGAGCAACTGGTCGCCGTTGATGAGGTCGACGTCGTGGGTGTCGTGGACGCCCTCGAACGTCTCGGTCCAGGCCTTCTCCTGGGTCTTCGGGTTCAGCGAGTAGACCACGGTCTTGCCGCGCTGGGTCGCGGTGACCAGCAGGTTCCTGCTCGGTAGCGGGTCGACGTCGTAGAACCAGGTCACGTCGTCCTGGGTTCCGTTGTACACCCACTCGACGTTGCCGCGGGGACCGACCCCGACGAGGCGGGCGGGCTTCTTCCCGTTGGCCTTCCCGCGGAACTTGAATCCCTGAATCGAGATGACCGTCGTTCCGTCGGCCGGCTGTTCTATCGTTCCTTTCTGGAGGTTCGTGGGTTCGTACGTGAGCGCGGAGACGGCGGAGGGCGCGAGCAGCGAGACGATGACCAACAGCACCACGCCGCGGACCACCCAAGGCCGCGTGAGGCGCGTGTTCCACTCTTTCGGCATACACTCCGTTACAGCGACCCCGAACATATGGGTTTTGTCCTCTTTCCCCGAGGGCGTCGGGACAAATTAGTAATGAGGAACGGTGACAGTTACCGTGCTCGACGGTCGCCGGCCGAATTCGGCCGGCGACCGTCCGTCTCGGACGCGGGCCGTCGGCACGGGGACGAGTTTTATGCGCGCCGACCCCGGAGTTCGGACGGGGGAGCGATGTTTCGAGACAGAACCGACGCCGGACGACGACTCGCCGAACTGCTGGTC
This genomic window from Halorussus vallis contains:
- a CDS encoding diaminobutyrate--2-oxoglutarate transaminase gives rise to the protein MAYSDASNRRLLDAQAARESSARSYPRHLPMAIREARGVEVVDADGNTYYDCLSGAGTLALGHNHPVVTEAVEEVMAADRPMHALDITTPTKEAFVDALFDSLPDEFAESARIQFCSPAGTDAVEAALKLTKTVTGRRSVLSFRGGYHGMTHGALGLMGDTDPKADIPGVGGNVRHLPYPYPYRCPFGVGEASHEASSRYVERLLADPERGFTDPAAMVLEPVQGEGGAVPAPDEWLREMRRITREHEIPLVVDEIQTGLGRTGDLYAFERAGITPDVVTLSKAVGGGLPLAVTLYDEELDDWEAGAHAGTFRGNQLAMAAGRATIEYVVENDLASHADRMGERLRGHLDAAADRFPEIGDVRGRGLMLGAEAVDAAADSDELGAYPPDSDLAAAIQTECFERGLVVERGGREGATVRFLPPLVVSKDEIGDIGRIFRESVAAAVEAATTEAR
- a CDS encoding DUF7576 family protein; the encoded protein is MPEEYGTYDDADAETQYVACIVCGDVIDLNEPHPMFVERGENVVGDAATTVYHFSSDDCLQRWKRQRETGE
- a CDS encoding arylsulfotransferase family protein, which encodes MPKEWNTRLTRPWVVRGVVLLVIVSLLAPSAVSALTYEPTNLQKGTIEQPADGTTVISIQGFKFRGKANGKKPARLVGVGPRGNVEWVYNGTQDDVTWFYDVDPLPSRNLLVTATQRGKTVVYSLNPKTQEKAWTETFEGVHDTHDVDLINGDQLLVANMRNYNAEKKVNEDRIFIYDRSENETVWEWQFRKHTNFTRQQGHKYAGDHDDWTHVNDVDKIAEGQYLISPRNMDQVMVINRSTKNVDMRLGSDNNYEVMNEQHNPQYMESQNGTPTILVADSHNDRVVEYAKRNGDWKRTWQLGSQQSLNWPRDADRLPNGNTLVVDSNNHRVFEVTPKGEIVWEFYAPWAPYDVERMNLADEANGTGPTIADQNAEGTYKITGSAGITPGTGQRLTFSQWLSAAFAGTPLDGPASELAAQWSKIAPWVRPVWMGPWDFVAAIGAGLLLVGWVLGEGIYNRRRIKNGVRRRLA